Part of the Sodalinema gerasimenkoae IPPAS B-353 genome is shown below.
AAGATGATAATCTCACAGGTCCCCCTCACCAAGCTGTTACCCCTGTAAGCGCTCAGGAACGTTATGTCTCTCGAACGTGAAAATGATCAACTACGCCGTCGCCTCGCAGAACTCGAACAAGAATTACAGGAGTGGAGGCGTTCGGAGGCCCAAATGGGGTCAATAACCCAGGAGTTAACTGGCTCGGTTTTCTCAAATTCACGTGACCCCCAGTTAATCCGAGAGGATGACCGCTTTTGTCTCGATAGTCAACTGTTCCGTACCTATGTTGAGGCGGCAAATGACATGGTCTATGCCGTCGATTTACAAGGACAGTTGACCTTTATCAACCCCTATGGGGAACGGTTACTCGGCTGTCCACCCCAAGGCTGGCGTGGCAAAACCTATTTAGAGTTTGTTGCTCCTTTATATCGAGATGTAACGGCTCAAGCATTTGAGCGACTGTTAACCTGTGGGGAGCTGAAAGATTTTGAGTTTCAGGTTCAAACCAGCCGTGGGACTTATTTAGATTTAGAGGTTAATGGTCGCCTGTTGTATCGCCAGGGGGTGTTAGTCGGGGGGTTAGGCATTGCTCGTGACATCACCGAGCGCAAACAGGTTCAACGCCAGTTACAAATGTTTATGAAGGCGGTGGATTCTGCCTATGACAGTACCACGATTGTCACCCCAGACGGGACAATTGTTTATGTCAATACGGCCACGGCTCGGATGTTTGGCTATGAGCGAGGGCAGTTGATGGGTCAGCGAAATGCTTTGTTTTATCCCGAGGATGCTGTTATCTCCATGGAGTGGTTGCTCGAACAAGTTTTCGCCAATGAGCAACTGGGGTGGAGTGGTGAGGTAACCTGTCGACGGGCCACTGGTGAGTGTTTTCCGGCGCTGATTTCTGTGGGTGTGATGCTGCGGGAGGAGAGAGTCACGACGGCTGATGAAACAAGTTTGACCCCAGTCAACGTGGATCGAATCTTAATTACCTGCCGAGACATTACGGAGCAAAAAAACAATCAGGCGAAGTTAGCTGCTACGAACTTAGAGCTAGAACGAGCGAGCCGTTTAAAATCGGTATTTTTAGCTAATATGTCCCATGAGCTGCGAACTCCGTTGACTTCGATTTTAGGGTTTTCTAATCTTTTACTTCAAGAAATATTTGGAACTCTCAATGCAAAGCAAAATCTCTATTTAGGGCGAATCCATGAGAGTGGGGAGCATTTATTGAGGTTGATTAGTGATGTCTTAGATCTGTCTAAGGTTGAGGCTGGGAAGATTGAGCTAATGCTTCATTCTCTGACGGCGACGCAGGTCTGTGGTGAGGCGATCGCCCTCATGAGTGAGCAGGCTCGCCTGAAACAGATTTCCCTCACCCTCAAGGTGGAGAGTCCCGAGATACGGGTGATGGCCGATGAGTTGCGGCTGCGGCAGATGCTGTTGAACTTATTGTCAAATGCCATTAAGTTTTCTGAGTCGGGGACAGAGGTTCAGCTCAAGGTTGAACAGGATACCACCTATGTTTACTTACGAGTTTGTGATCAGGGGATTGGCATCCCCGAACCGCAGCAAGCTTTGTTATTCCAGCCCTTTCAACAGTTGGATAGTTCCCTGGCCCGTCATCATGAAGGAACAGGATTAGGGTTAGCCCTCACTCGTAAGTTGGCCGAACTGCATGGGGGAACTGTGACCTGTTATTCGACTCCAGGACAGGGAAGCCAGT
Proteins encoded:
- a CDS encoding PAS domain-containing hybrid sensor histidine kinase/response regulator, whose amino-acid sequence is MSLERENDQLRRRLAELEQELQEWRRSEAQMGSITQELTGSVFSNSRDPQLIREDDRFCLDSQLFRTYVEAANDMVYAVDLQGQLTFINPYGERLLGCPPQGWRGKTYLEFVAPLYRDVTAQAFERLLTCGELKDFEFQVQTSRGTYLDLEVNGRLLYRQGVLVGGLGIARDITERKQVQRQLQMFMKAVDSAYDSTTIVTPDGTIVYVNTATARMFGYERGQLMGQRNALFYPEDAVISMEWLLEQVFANEQLGWSGEVTCRRATGECFPALISVGVMLREERVTTADETSLTPVNVDRILITCRDITEQKNNQAKLAATNLELERASRLKSVFLANMSHELRTPLTSILGFSNLLLQEIFGTLNAKQNLYLGRIHESGEHLLRLISDVLDLSKVEAGKIELMLHSLTATQVCGEAIALMSEQARLKQISLTLKVESPEIRVMADELRLRQMLLNLLSNAIKFSESGTEVQLKVEQDTTYVYLRVCDQGIGIPEPQQALLFQPFQQLDSSLARHHEGTGLGLALTRKLAELHGGTVTCYSTPGQGSQFTIMLPQQARRPSPPTESHPPSQALDNSPQGRSWSVLLVEDHQPNALLLTDILEFWGYRVTHVNDAYEALAWLQEHRPDVMLVDIHLPELDGLQLTQDVRRIFAEPRIPIIAITALAMPGDRQRCLDAGCDDYLTKPVSCDRLAELLQKYLSGTSDSSETVDSP